A single window of Liolophura sinensis isolate JHLJ2023 chromosome 6, CUHK_Ljap_v2, whole genome shotgun sequence DNA harbors:
- the LOC135468755 gene encoding N-alpha-acetyltransferase 40-like, with protein sequence MGRKSLKSKEKKQKRKEESMRLAVAQAKVDAANELADPLQMFPVFQKFERNGLNLNIACERISDMAEDLVDWAFELTKSNMQTLYETGGWGWKDKEKRAEMTEDMARYLIVTDSDNKLVGFVHFRFDIDYDEEVLYVYEIQLIKEVRRKGLGKFLLQILELMAHKTQMKKVIQTVFKQNTAGYDFYTKTMKYEVDETNPEEYVFEEGNSYVILSKAIKPRKVESSNTKGAIPSVAVSNGTPGVVTS encoded by the exons ATGGGT AGGAAATCATTGAAATCCAAAGAGAAGAAACAGAAGAGAAAGGAG GAAAGTATGCGGCTAGCTGTAGCTCAGGCCAAAGTAGATGCTGCAAATGAG ttAGCAGATCCCTTACAGATGTTTCCAGTGTTTCAGAAATTTGAACGCAATGG GTTAAACCTCAATATAGCATGTGAGAGAATCTCAGACATGGCTGAAGATCTGGTGGACTGGGCCTTCGAGCTGACAAAAAGCAACATGCAGACATT GTATGAGACTGGGGGGTGGGGCTGGAAGGACAAAGAGAAACGAGCAGAGATGACCGAGGACATGGCCAGATACCTCATCGTCACTGACAGCGACAACAAACTTGTGGGCTTTGTTCACTTCAGATTTGACATAGATTATGATGAAGAAGTATTATATGT ATATGAAATCCAGCTTATCAAGGAAGTTCGGAGGAAAGGTCTCGGCAAATTCCTCTTACAGATTTTAGAGTTAATGGCTCACAA gACTCAGATGAAAAAAGTCATTCAGACAGTTTTCAAACAGAATACAGCTGGATATGACTTCTATACAAAAACAATGAA ATATGAGGTGGATGAAACCAATCCAGAGGAGTACGTTTTTGAGGAGGGTAATTCCTACGTGATACTCAGTAAAGCTATCAAGCCCAGGAAGGTGGAATCCAGCAACACAAAGGGAGCAATACCGTCTGTAGCTGTCAGCAATGGGACCCCAGGTGTAGTCACAAGTTGA